One window from the genome of Pseudalkalibacillus hwajinpoensis encodes:
- the prfB gene encoding peptide chain release factor 2 (programmed frameshift), with protein sequence MEMHEIRNELNTIETRLNDFRGSLDLENKRARIDELDIQMTDPDFWNDQNAAQKVINESNSLKEAVNEFDSLQEEYENLEVSYELVKEENDQELFEDLEVEIKDLKKAVNQFELTLLLSEEHDKNNAILELHPGAGGTESQDWASMLLRMYTRYGEKKGFKVETLDYLPGDEAGVKSVTLNFKGHNAYGYLKAEKGVHRLVRISPFDSSGRRHTSFVSCEVMPEFNDEIEIDIRTEDLKIDTYRASGAGGQHINTTDSAVRITHLPTKVVVSCQGERSQIKNREQAMKMLKAKLYQLKIEEQEAELDEIRGEQKEIGWGSQIRSYVFHPYSMVKDHRTNMEVGNTQSVMDGDLDPFIDAFLRSRLND encoded by the exons ATGGAAATGCATGAAATTCGCAACGAATTAAATACAATTGAAACACGATTAAACGATTTTAGGGGGTCTCTT GACCTCGAAAATAAAAGAGCCCGTATCGATGAATTAGACATTCAAATGACTGATCCAGATTTCTGGAATGATCAAAATGCCGCTCAAAAAGTGATCAATGAATCAAACTCTCTAAAAGAAGCTGTTAATGAGTTCGATTCTCTTCAAGAAGAATATGAGAACCTGGAAGTTTCTTATGAACTTGTGAAAGAAGAAAACGATCAGGAGTTATTTGAAGATCTTGAAGTAGAAATTAAAGATCTGAAAAAAGCAGTCAATCAATTTGAACTTACGCTTCTTCTAAGCGAAGAGCATGATAAAAATAATGCGATTCTTGAACTTCACCCAGGTGCTGGTGGTACAGAGTCACAAGACTGGGCATCGATGCTTCTTAGAATGTATACGCGTTATGGTGAGAAGAAAGGATTTAAAGTTGAAACGCTTGATTACCTCCCAGGTGATGAAGCTGGTGTGAAAAGTGTTACGCTGAACTTTAAAGGTCATAATGCTTATGGGTATTTAAAAGCAGAAAAGGGCGTCCACCGTCTTGTTCGTATCTCACCATTTGACTCAAGTGGCAGACGTCATACTTCTTTTGTTTCTTGCGAAGTTATGCCTGAGTTTAATGATGAAATTGAGATTGACATTCGCACAGAAGATTTGAAGATCGATACGTATCGTGCGAGTGGGGCTGGTGGTCAGCACATTAATACGACTGACTCTGCCGTTCGAATCACTCACCTTCCTACAAAAGTAGTCGTGAGTTGTCAGGGAGAACGTTCTCAGATTAAAAACCGAGAACAGGCCATGAAAATGTTGAAAGCAAAGCTATATCAGTTGAAAATTGAAGAACAAGAAGCAGAGCTCGATGAGATCCGAGGCGAGCAGAAAGAAATTGGCTGGGGTAGTCAAATTCGATCTTATGTTTTCCATCCGTATAGTATGGTAAAAGATCATCGTACAAATATGGAAGTTGGGAACACTCAATCTGTCATGGATGGCGATCTCGATCCATTTATTGATGCATTTCTCCGCTCTCGTTTAAATGATTAA
- a CDS encoding YitT family protein: protein MIATLAKFTARKVSPTHKILEYLSVMVGSALVAIAFNLFLLPNSIASGGVSGISTITKGVFDWKPAYVQWAFNIPLFISGLIFLGKKYGPKTLVGTLFLPFVVKLTENVEPATTDPLLGALFGGLGVGIGLGIVFRGKASTGGTDLAAQIVNKYTGVSLGTCVFMIDGLIVVASAFVFSLEEALYALIAMYLTGKTIDVVQLGLGYSKMALIISDKEEELREGIITVIDRGVTRISGQGGYTNDKRPILMVVVAQNEVTKLKELVKGVDPSAFVIVSNATEVLGEGFKRE from the coding sequence ATGATAGCAACGTTAGCGAAATTTACAGCAAGAAAGGTTTCACCAACACATAAGATACTGGAATATTTAAGCGTTATGGTAGGATCCGCCCTTGTGGCGATAGCCTTTAACCTTTTCCTACTCCCTAATAGCATTGCTTCTGGTGGGGTAAGCGGGATCAGTACCATTACAAAAGGAGTCTTTGATTGGAAACCGGCATATGTCCAGTGGGCTTTTAATATTCCATTGTTTATAAGTGGTTTAATCTTTCTGGGGAAAAAGTATGGTCCAAAAACCTTGGTCGGAACTCTCTTCTTACCTTTTGTCGTAAAATTGACAGAGAACGTAGAACCAGCGACAACAGATCCGTTATTAGGTGCCCTTTTCGGTGGTCTTGGAGTTGGGATTGGCCTTGGAATTGTATTCAGGGGAAAAGCCTCTACTGGAGGTACGGACCTTGCTGCACAAATTGTGAACAAGTATACAGGAGTTTCGCTCGGAACGTGTGTATTTATGATTGATGGCTTAATTGTCGTTGCTTCAGCGTTTGTGTTCAGCCTTGAAGAAGCACTTTATGCCCTTATTGCTATGTATCTAACAGGTAAAACAATTGATGTTGTTCAACTAGGATTGGGCTACTCGAAAATGGCTCTTATTATTTCAGATAAAGAAGAAGAGCTGCGTGAAGGGATCATCACTGTAATAGATCGAGGTGTGACAAGAATTTCAGGTCAGGGTGGATACACCAATGATAAGCGTCCCATCTTAATGGTCGTTGTTGCGCAAAATGAGGTTACAAAGCTAAAAGAGCTCGTAAAGGGTGTTGATCCTTCAGCATTTGTGATTGTATCCAACGCTACTGAAGTGCTGGGGGAAGGTTTTAAAAGAGAGTAA
- a CDS encoding c-type cytochrome, with amino-acid sequence MKKWMGFLFVVVLIFSLAACGASNNENSTNEGSSKESNSENENAGQASGEYDANAAEATYQTNCLSCHGDNLEGKVGPQLSNVGSRLSKDEILSVIQNGKGQMPGNILRGDTEVEENVASWLADMK; translated from the coding sequence ATGAAGAAGTGGATGGGGTTTCTGTTTGTAGTTGTTCTGATTTTTAGTTTAGCTGCATGTGGTGCGAGTAATAATGAAAATAGCACGAATGAGGGCTCTTCAAAAGAAAGTAACTCAGAAAATGAGAATGCAGGCCAAGCTTCTGGTGAATATGATGCTAATGCCGCAGAAGCTACATATCAAACGAATTGCTTAAGCTGTCATGGAGACAACCTTGAGGGGAAAGTAGGGCCACAACTTTCAAATGTTGGCTCACGTTTATCGAAAGATGAGATTCTCTCTGTCATTCAAAACGGGAAAGGGCAAATGCCTGGTAATATTTTACGTGGAGATACGGAAGTGGAAGAAAATGTAGCAAGTTGGCTAGCTGATATGAAATAG
- the ftsE gene encoding cell division ATP-binding protein FtsE, producing the protein MIEMKDVWKTYDNGIKAINGIDITIDKGEFVYIVGPSGAGKSTFMRMMYREEKPTSGKIIINGKDVGKLKNKYIPKLRREIGVVFQDFKLLPRLTVYENVAFALEVIEESKANTRKRVMETLSLVNLKNKARFLPDELSGGEQQRVSIARAIVNNPHILLTDEPTGNLDPETAWGIMDLLDQINNRGTTVIMATHNKDIVNTFRKRVIAIDGGIVTRDEARGEYGYEN; encoded by the coding sequence TTGATCGAAATGAAAGATGTTTGGAAAACATACGACAATGGAATCAAAGCCATAAACGGTATCGATATTACAATTGATAAAGGTGAATTTGTCTACATAGTAGGACCAAGTGGCGCCGGTAAGTCAACATTTATGAGAATGATGTATCGGGAAGAAAAGCCTACAAGTGGAAAAATCATAATTAATGGAAAAGATGTTGGCAAATTGAAGAATAAGTACATTCCCAAGCTACGTCGCGAAATCGGCGTTGTTTTTCAGGACTTTAAACTTTTGCCAAGATTAACCGTTTATGAGAACGTCGCTTTTGCTCTTGAAGTCATCGAGGAAAGTAAAGCAAATACGCGCAAGCGAGTCATGGAAACGCTAAGTCTCGTTAATTTGAAAAACAAAGCAAGGTTCTTACCAGACGAACTTTCTGGTGGGGAACAGCAGAGGGTTTCAATAGCAAGAGCGATCGTCAATAACCCTCACATTCTGCTAACAGATGAGCCTACCGGGAATCTGGATCCAGAAACAGCATGGGGCATTATGGATTTACTAGATCAAATCAACAATCGCGGTACAACTGTTATTATGGCAACCCATAATAAGGATATTGTGAATACATTCAGAAAACGTGTTATTGCAATTGATGGCGGTATAGTTACCCGTGATGAAGCAAGAGGTGAGTACGGGTATGAAAATTAA
- the ftsX gene encoding permease-like cell division protein FtsX, with protein MKIKTFGRHGKEGFKNLGRNGWMTFASISAVTVTLLLVGVCLALLLNLNAFGDQLESDVEISAFIDLTAQQEQQDELKSRIENISEVESVTYQSKEEGLDNLIDNLGDEGEVFESLREENPLSDAFLIKTKDPQNVTAVAEEIKQLENVQDVEFAEDTVNRLFKVLEIARNVGLALVVGLLFTAMFLISNTIKLTIVARSHEIEIMKLVGATNWFIRWPFLVEGILIGIFGSIIPIGILIYGYYYLIELIANRFPTLFIDLLPVTPFVYQLSGLLIILGVIIGVWGSLTSMRKFLKV; from the coding sequence ATGAAAATTAAAACGTTTGGTCGCCACGGAAAAGAAGGTTTCAAAAATCTTGGTCGAAATGGCTGGATGACCTTCGCTTCGATTTCTGCGGTTACCGTTACACTACTTTTAGTCGGCGTTTGTCTCGCATTGCTTCTTAATTTAAATGCTTTTGGTGATCAACTTGAAAGTGATGTTGAAATCAGCGCATTTATTGATTTAACGGCGCAGCAAGAACAGCAAGATGAACTTAAGTCCAGGATCGAGAACATTTCTGAAGTGGAATCTGTTACTTATCAATCTAAAGAAGAAGGATTGGATAATTTAATTGATAATCTTGGGGATGAAGGTGAAGTGTTCGAGTCATTAAGAGAAGAAAATCCTTTAAGTGACGCTTTCCTGATCAAAACCAAAGATCCTCAGAATGTAACGGCAGTTGCTGAAGAGATTAAGCAACTAGAAAATGTACAAGATGTTGAGTTTGCAGAAGATACGGTGAATCGACTTTTTAAAGTTCTTGAGATCGCACGAAATGTTGGACTGGCCCTTGTGGTTGGATTATTATTTACAGCCATGTTCCTCATTTCTAATACTATTAAACTAACAATTGTTGCCAGAAGTCATGAAATTGAAATTATGAAGCTAGTGGGAGCAACGAACTGGTTCATTCGATGGCCATTCCTAGTAGAAGGTATCCTAATTGGAATTTTCGGCTCGATTATCCCAATTGGAATTCTAATCTACGGCTATTACTATTTAATTGAATTAATAGCAAATCGTTTCCCAACTTTATTCATCGATTTACTACCGGTAACACCGTTTGTTTATCAGTTATCAGGGTTGTTAATTATCCTTGGTGTGATTATCGGAGTATGGGGAAGTCTTACATCAATGCGTAAATTCTTAAAAGTTTAA
- a CDS encoding murein hydrolase activator EnvC family protein: protein MKRKILATALTLTLGLSGLTTAALPQTTEAANLDDQLNNVKEKQSSNQEELEQKESELADVKAEQEDVRAEIEQLNKEVAETDEKISVKEKEIKDTNAEIDQLKEEISALEDRIAERDKLLKDRIRSMQQNGGGTVDYMEVLLGATDFGDLVERVLALNTIADQDKKILEEHKADKQAVEEKKAQVEEKLASLEENKAELEDLKKELDSKKAQKDKLMKSLEEEEGDLHNHMMDLNETAELLAAQEKAVKQEIKRAEEAARKAEEERKAAAKAAKEKAEAEAAAQAKKEAAASSSKSSSSNSSSSSNSAPAPTPEPAPAPSSNATFIKPAAGPITSGLGRRWGTFHAGIDIAQGGQNPVSAAADGTVLRSYHSDSYGNVVFLTHSINGQMYTTVYAHMQNRAVSTGQSVSQGTYLGTMGNTGHSTGQHLHFEIHKGSWNSSKSNAVNPMNYIQ, encoded by the coding sequence TTGAAGCGTAAAATATTAGCAACGGCTCTAACATTGACTCTAGGTTTAAGCGGACTAACAACTGCAGCACTTCCACAAACGACTGAAGCCGCAAATCTTGATGATCAACTTAATAATGTCAAAGAAAAGCAGTCTTCAAACCAGGAAGAGCTTGAGCAAAAGGAATCTGAACTTGCGGACGTGAAAGCAGAGCAAGAAGATGTTCGAGCAGAAATTGAACAGTTAAACAAAGAAGTAGCTGAAACGGATGAGAAGATTTCAGTGAAAGAGAAGGAAATTAAAGATACAAATGCAGAAATTGATCAGTTGAAAGAAGAAATTAGCGCTTTAGAAGACCGTATTGCTGAGCGTGATAAGTTATTGAAAGATCGCATTCGCTCTATGCAACAAAACGGTGGCGGAACAGTTGATTACATGGAAGTTTTACTTGGTGCTACTGATTTTGGTGATCTAGTAGAACGCGTTCTTGCTCTTAATACAATCGCTGATCAAGACAAAAAGATTCTTGAAGAGCATAAAGCGGACAAGCAGGCAGTAGAAGAAAAGAAAGCTCAAGTAGAAGAGAAACTTGCCTCTCTTGAAGAGAATAAAGCAGAGCTTGAAGATCTTAAAAAAGAGCTTGATTCTAAAAAAGCACAAAAAGATAAGCTAATGAAGTCCCTTGAAGAAGAAGAAGGCGATCTTCATAACCATATGATGGACTTAAATGAAACTGCTGAACTTTTAGCAGCTCAAGAAAAAGCAGTAAAGCAAGAGATTAAGCGTGCTGAAGAAGCAGCTCGTAAAGCTGAAGAAGAGCGTAAAGCCGCAGCTAAAGCGGCAAAAGAAAAAGCTGAAGCTGAAGCTGCAGCACAAGCGAAAAAGGAAGCAGCGGCAAGCTCAAGCAAGTCTAGCAGTTCAAATAGTTCAAGCAGTTCAAATTCAGCACCGGCGCCAACTCCTGAGCCAGCACCAGCGCCTTCTAGTAACGCAACATTCATTAAGCCTGCTGCTGGTCCAATTACATCTGGATTAGGCCGCCGCTGGGGAACGTTCCACGCAGGAATTGATATTGCTCAAGGTGGTCAAAACCCAGTATCAGCTGCTGCAGATGGAACAGTATTGAGATCTTATCATTCAGATTCATACGGTAATGTAGTATTCTTGACGCATAGTATCAATGGGCAAATGTACACAACAGTGTATGCTCATATGCAAAATCGCGCAGTTTCTACAGGTCAGTCAGTAAGTCAGGGAACTTACCTTGGTACAATGGGGAATACTGGTCATTCAACTGGACAACATTTACACTTTGAAATTCACAAAGGTTCATGGAACTCTAGTAAGTCAAATGCTGTTAACCCAATGAATTACATTCAATAA
- a CDS encoding S41 family peptidase, producing MQGKVVALLVVIALVIGSGGTYAAFTLLQDEPEGSTQSLTLGSGNEIETEELTKINKAYELIQDRYVNDVDQKELLDGAIKGMVDTLEDPYSVYMDPKTAEQFSQSLGSSFEGIGAEVNMTDGRVTIVSPYKDSPAEKAGLRPNDKIMTIDGESTEGLDLYDAVLKIRGEKGTVVTLGVQRPGASETMKVEVTRDEIPIETVRASTVEENGKTIGVLQITSFSEDTAKSFSEELKKLEKQGIDGLVLDVRNNPGGLLNVVSDMAEELIPNDKPYVQIEDREGEKQRSVSSLEEKKDYPVVGLIDRGSASAAEILAGALKEAGDYDLVGETSFGKGTVQSTLDLGDGSNIKLTMFKWLTPDGNWIHKEGIEPTVEAKQPDYFYVNPLSTEKTLEFDQNSEQVESAQIMLKGLGFEPGRKDGYFSDKTVTAVKAFQRSNDINITGKIDEKTAQKLQEKIIDSIRNPDNDVQLKTAVELLAK from the coding sequence ATACAGGGGAAAGTTGTCGCTTTACTTGTCGTGATTGCCCTCGTAATCGGTTCAGGTGGTACATACGCGGCCTTCACTTTATTACAGGACGAGCCTGAGGGGAGCACTCAATCTTTAACTCTTGGTTCTGGTAATGAAATAGAGACAGAAGAGCTAACGAAAATTAACAAAGCTTATGAATTAATCCAGGATCGCTATGTGAATGATGTCGATCAAAAAGAGTTGTTAGATGGAGCTATTAAAGGAATGGTAGATACTCTTGAAGATCCCTATTCAGTCTATATGGACCCTAAAACAGCCGAGCAATTTAGCCAGTCTCTTGGTTCTTCCTTTGAGGGGATCGGGGCGGAAGTTAATATGACTGACGGAAGAGTAACGATTGTGTCACCTTATAAAGATTCACCTGCTGAGAAAGCAGGCCTCCGTCCGAATGATAAAATCATGACGATCGACGGTGAAAGCACAGAAGGACTTGATTTGTATGATGCTGTATTAAAGATTCGTGGGGAGAAAGGCACGGTTGTCACGCTCGGCGTTCAACGCCCAGGCGCTTCAGAGACTATGAAGGTAGAAGTGACGCGTGATGAGATTCCTATTGAAACGGTCCGTGCAAGTACGGTAGAAGAAAACGGAAAAACAATCGGTGTCTTGCAAATCACCTCATTCTCAGAGGATACAGCTAAAAGCTTCTCAGAAGAGTTGAAGAAATTAGAAAAACAGGGCATTGATGGTTTGGTACTTGACGTTCGTAATAATCCAGGTGGCCTGTTAAATGTTGTTTCGGATATGGCGGAAGAACTGATTCCTAATGACAAACCTTACGTTCAAATTGAAGATCGTGAAGGAGAGAAACAGCGTTCTGTTTCTTCTCTTGAAGAGAAAAAAGATTATCCTGTCGTAGGACTTATTGATCGCGGGAGTGCATCTGCTGCAGAAATTCTTGCCGGAGCGCTTAAAGAAGCAGGCGATTATGATTTGGTCGGTGAAACGTCATTTGGTAAAGGAACGGTTCAATCAACGCTAGACCTTGGAGATGGCAGTAATATTAAACTGACAATGTTTAAATGGTTAACACCAGATGGCAACTGGATTCATAAAGAAGGAATTGAGCCAACGGTTGAAGCGAAGCAGCCGGATTACTTCTATGTAAATCCATTATCTACTGAAAAGACGTTAGAATTTGATCAGAACAGCGAGCAAGTAGAGTCTGCGCAAATCATGCTCAAGGGCCTTGGTTTTGAACCGGGACGCAAAGACGGTTATTTTAGTGATAAAACAGTTACAGCAGTAAAAGCTTTCCAACGTTCGAATGATATAAATATTACTGGGAAAATAGATGAAAAAACTGCGCAGAAACTTCAGGAAAAAATTATTGATTCCATTCGCAATCCTGATAACGATGTGCAGCTTAAGACAGCGGTGGAGCTCCTTGCTAAATAA
- a CDS encoding PDZ domain-containing protein: MDTFGLSILKGIISFFLHPLTYITIIGAFMLGLSRVKRDRRDFHTRVHDVLDDVPFAIIPGLLIGAAFLILNLLLGLTIPFSTTVAMSLGAFLLLVTGQIRFLSPAFVFILPTLATFFYTPIDFGNDTLNTMQEGIGNASPIALAILVGFLVFMEGLFITMNAGKQTSPRLVESKRGKLVGAHEVQRLWLLPLFLFLPVGQVESFTWWPLLDFGAGTYAFILLPFPIGFRKLIHHALPLPEMKSNGRQVALLGGATVLIGLMSYFLSNKWIALVAIILVILGRAGILLLHRGKNKPAYFNERNKGLVILGILPGSPADQMNLQVGEVISKVNGLPLGKGVDFYTALQRNAAFCKMEVLDVNGEVRFEQKALYNNTHHELGLLFVKENRFEEQEEAQ; this comes from the coding sequence ATGGACACTTTTGGCCTTTCAATACTTAAGGGAATTATTAGTTTTTTCCTTCATCCCCTCACGTATATTACGATTATTGGAGCATTTATGCTCGGCCTTTCACGAGTAAAACGTGATAGAAGAGATTTTCACACAAGAGTACATGATGTTTTGGACGATGTTCCATTTGCTATCATACCTGGATTATTGATTGGAGCCGCTTTTCTGATACTTAATCTTTTGCTTGGTTTAACGATTCCTTTCAGTACCACCGTAGCAATGAGTCTCGGAGCATTTTTGCTTTTAGTAACAGGACAAATTCGTTTTTTATCACCTGCTTTTGTGTTCATCTTACCTACACTAGCAACGTTTTTTTATACTCCAATCGATTTCGGTAACGATACTCTCAATACGATGCAAGAGGGGATCGGGAATGCATCGCCGATTGCGCTCGCTATTTTAGTTGGCTTTCTAGTATTCATGGAAGGGTTATTCATTACGATGAATGCTGGGAAACAGACGTCACCAAGACTCGTAGAAAGTAAACGTGGAAAGTTAGTGGGGGCCCATGAAGTCCAAAGACTATGGCTTTTACCACTATTCCTCTTCCTTCCAGTCGGTCAGGTTGAATCATTTACATGGTGGCCTCTTCTTGATTTTGGTGCTGGAACCTATGCCTTTATCTTATTGCCATTTCCAATTGGCTTTCGAAAGCTCATACACCATGCATTACCCCTTCCAGAGATGAAGAGTAATGGTAGGCAGGTTGCTCTTCTCGGGGGAGCAACGGTCTTAATTGGTCTAATGAGTTACTTTTTGAGTAATAAATGGATTGCATTAGTTGCGATCATTCTAGTGATTCTTGGACGAGCTGGTATTTTACTTCTTCATCGAGGTAAAAATAAGCCTGCCTATTTCAATGAACGAAATAAAGGACTTGTTATTCTCGGAATTCTCCCCGGCTCACCTGCAGATCAAATGAACTTACAAGTTGGCGAAGTCATTTCTAAGGTGAATGGGCTACCTTTAGGAAAAGGTGTAGATTTTTATACGGCTCTTCAACGTAATGCCGCTTTTTGTAAAATGGAAGTGCTTGATGTTAATGGAGAAGTTAGGTTTGAGCAAAAAGCGCTTTATAATAATACTCATCATGAGCTTGGTTTGCTATTTGTAAAAGAAAATCGTTTTGAGGAGCAAGAGGAAGCACAATAA
- a CDS encoding acyl-CoA thioesterase, translated as MKSTNESRTAKATVVNPTHTNIHGTLFGGQLMAFIDDVALISATRHSRRPCVTASTDSVDFLHPINQGDIVCLESMVTWTHKTSMEVFVKAIAEKMFTGERHVCATALLTFVALDEEGNPVEVPGVYPETEEEKFLNETAVERKEIRKGRKGESRKLAREFGTPKPWDAAQFTTL; from the coding sequence ATGAAGTCTACCAATGAGTCAAGAACGGCTAAAGCAACCGTGGTCAATCCGACTCATACAAATATTCATGGAACATTATTTGGGGGTCAACTGATGGCCTTCATTGATGACGTTGCTCTTATTTCAGCAACTCGTCATTCAAGAAGACCCTGTGTAACAGCATCAACTGATTCAGTGGATTTTCTTCATCCGATTAATCAAGGAGACATTGTTTGTCTTGAATCCATGGTGACGTGGACACACAAAACATCAATGGAGGTTTTTGTTAAAGCAATTGCAGAGAAAATGTTCACTGGTGAACGTCACGTATGTGCGACTGCGCTTTTAACATTTGTAGCCCTTGATGAAGAAGGAAATCCAGTTGAGGTACCAGGTGTTTACCCTGAAACAGAAGAGGAGAAATTCTTGAATGAAACAGCTGTTGAACGAAAAGAGATTCGTAAAGGTCGCAAAGGTGAAAGTAGAAAGCTAGCTCGTGAATTTGGAACTCCAAAGCCCTGGGATGCAGCTCAGTTTACTACATTGTAA
- a CDS encoding DUF2198 family protein, with amino-acid sequence MQGILIALFVPAIIMVVFTRVTYNTYVSFGLTILFMWAVFGGIDHPIHLIVLTVLSALVGFYFSMKTQKQNKKKMK; translated from the coding sequence ATGCAAGGAATATTAATTGCTTTATTCGTTCCGGCAATTATCATGGTCGTGTTTACGCGAGTTACATATAATACTTACGTTAGTTTCGGGTTAACGATTTTATTTATGTGGGCTGTGTTTGGTGGAATCGATCATCCGATACATCTGATTGTCTTAACGGTTTTGTCAGCGCTTGTTGGATTTTATTTTTCAATGAAAACACAAAAACAAAATAAGAAAAAAATGAAGTAG
- a CDS encoding sulfite exporter TauE/SafE family protein codes for MLLLWALPLGLSIGAVSGFFGVGGGFLLTPILLLLGYSPATAITISLLYSMSTSISGSLKYIQSKRILWKVTLFLSISGMIGTQVAKPLVLYLEESKIDGPVISILYIVLLAYFSISMLSKGQTIDEENVSISVSPLRTILIGLLGGFISSTLGVGGGFVMVPLLIHVLRLPPRLAVGTSLTSIFFIVLTGFFSYIQTVTIPITLAILLVIGAIIGARIGAGMTDSFTETTLKNLLGILYFFTLVSILLQLFHQSISGLLILFLYIICLMCLFIYQYWTKKKRLFFLK; via the coding sequence TTGCTGCTTTTATGGGCTTTACCACTTGGCCTCTCAATCGGTGCTGTCTCAGGATTTTTTGGCGTAGGCGGGGGATTTCTCCTCACACCTATTCTTTTGTTACTTGGTTATTCACCTGCAACAGCAATCACCATTAGCCTTCTTTATAGCATGAGCACTTCGATTTCTGGATCTTTGAAGTATATTCAAAGTAAAAGAATTCTATGGAAAGTGACTCTTTTTCTATCGATTAGTGGCATGATCGGAACACAGGTTGCTAAACCACTTGTCTTATATTTGGAAGAGAGCAAAATCGATGGTCCAGTTATCTCAATCTTATATATCGTTCTTCTCGCATACTTTTCCATATCCATGCTTTCCAAAGGACAAACTATAGATGAAGAAAATGTTTCTATTTCTGTTTCCCCTCTTCGAACAATTTTAATCGGCTTACTAGGCGGATTTATTTCTTCTACTCTTGGAGTGGGGGGCGGTTTTGTCATGGTACCACTATTAATTCATGTACTACGTCTTCCGCCACGACTTGCAGTGGGTACATCTTTAACTTCCATCTTCTTCATTGTATTGACCGGTTTCTTCTCATATATTCAAACGGTTACCATTCCAATCACCCTTGCCATTCTCTTAGTGATTGGAGCGATCATTGGAGCTAGAATCGGAGCAGGAATGACAGATTCTTTCACTGAAACCACATTAAAGAATCTTCTTGGCATTCTTTACTTTTTTACGTTAGTTAGTATTCTATTACAGCTATTCCATCAGTCGATTTCAGGCCTACTCATTCTATTTCTCTATATTATTTGCCTAATGTGTCTCTTCATTTACCAGTATTGGACGAAAAAGAAGCGCCTATTCTTTTTAAAATAG